The following proteins are co-located in the Theropithecus gelada isolate Dixy chromosome 19, Tgel_1.0, whole genome shotgun sequence genome:
- the ZNF428 gene encoding zinc finger protein 428: MTETREPAETGGYASLEEDDEDLSPGPEHSSDSEYTLSEPDSEEEEDEEEEEEETTDDPEYDPGYKVKQRLGGGRGGPSRRAPRAAQPPGPPAQPCQLCGRSPLGEAPPGTPPCRLCCPATAPQEAPAPEGRALGEEEEEPPRAGEGRPAGREEEEEEEEEGTYHCTECEDSFDNLGELHGHFMLHARGEV, encoded by the exons ATGACAGAGACCCGTGAGCCAGCTGAGACTGGGGGCTATGCCAGCTTGGAAGAAGACGACGAAGACCTTTCCCCAG GCCCTGAGCATTCCTCTGATTCAGAATACACTCTCTCAGAGCCAGACTCcgaagaggaagaagatgaggaggaggaggaagaggagaccaCTGACGATCCCGAATATGATCCTGGCTACAAGGTGAAGCAGCGCCTTGGGGGGGGCCGTGGTGGCCCATCCCGCCGGGCCCCCCGTGCAGCCCAGCCCCCGGGCCCCCCGGCTCAGCCTTGCCAGCTTTGTGGCCGCTCACCCCTTGGGGAGGCCCCACCGGGAACCCCACCCTGCCGGCTCTGCTGCCCTGCTACAGCCCCCCAGGAAGCACCAGCCCCTGAAGGCAGGGCACtcggggaggaagaggaggaaccaCCTCGGGCTGGGGAGGGCCGACCAGCTgggcgggaggaggaggaggaagaggaggaggagggaaccTACCACTGTACGGAATGCGAGGATTCCTTCGACAACCTGGGGGAGCTGCACGGGCACTTCATGCTGCACGCCCGGGGTGAGGTGTAg
- the SRRM5 gene encoding serine/arginine repetitive matrix protein 5, whose protein sequence is MSTVTSRTTSPFAPTMSSPKRSSKPSMSPAPSGSSMPTADSKPPASLKSTKSATPNRSLVPTKPATSPNLVVSPSSSKSTKSTSTKRAPSNLPSSRSRVRSKARTPSRVSTDTRTSKASKASGVRCHQQRGTHSRGRTPGRRGSRSSKRSPSRASTPGRIRTHGARPGMASRVRTPTSQQKRSRGKSYGRPRTSNRERSDSQPRNMSKKSYRPPGGSGMGRSSELAVTPSTAKCQTLTGIPSKEKSDSPSPSSSRMVKSYGQIIIPSREKSYSPTETSSRVKSYNQASTHSRPQSHSQSRSPRRSRSGSQKRTHSRTRSHSWKRNHSRARSRTRKGILSQTGRHSQSRTHSKGKSQNQPRTPRRGRSHNWSRNPSEERSHSHSRSFSKDRDRRGSSSPRKENGHSQSGSPNKQRDRSRSRSPKKERDHSRSRSPNKARDHSRSRSPSKERDHSQLGSPSKERDRSRSRSPSKERERRQSRSSSKERDHRRSRSPSKEKYHGRLGSLNKERDHSQSRSPRKEKEHRQSRSPSKERDHSQWRSPSKERERRQSRSSSKERDHRRSRSPSKEKYHEHRQSRSPSKERDHSQWRSPSKERERRQSRSPSKERDHRRWRSPSKERERRQSRSPSEERVHSRSRSPSRQSGYRQPRASSMEKAHSRSRTPSKEGNHSQSRTSSKERDPSQSTVPRSPDWKRSPTRTRSLSQNRTPSKTSSHCPSTFPSGGQTLSQDDSQANATTSKATLPGERSSSSSSKLA, encoded by the exons ATGTCTACTGTGACTTCCAGGACCACAAGCCCTTTTGCGCCCACCATGTCTTCACCTAAGAGATCTTCAAAGCCCAGTATGTCCCCGGCACCCAGTGGATCCTCCATGCCCACTGCGGATTCCAAGCCTCCTGCCTCCTTGAAGTCCACCAAATCAGCAACGCCCAACAGATCTTTAGTGCCCACCAAGCCAGCGACATCCCCCAACTTGGTCGTGAGCCCAAGCAGTTCCAAGTCCACCAAATCAACCAGTACAAAAAGAGCCCCTTCTAACCTGCCCAGCAGCAGGTCCCGAGTCCGCAGCAAGGCAAGAACACCCAGCAGGGTGAGCACCGACACCAGGACCAGCAAAGCCAGCAAGGCCAGCGGCGTGAGATGCCACCAGCAGAGGGGCACACACAGCCGGGGTAGGACacctggcagaaggggaagccGAAGCTCCAAGAGGTCACCCAGCAGGGCCAGCACTCCTGGCAGGATAAGAACTCATGGTGCCAGACCAGGCATGGCCAGCAGGGTGAGAACTCCCACTTCACAGCAAAAACGGAGCCGGGGAAAGAGTTACGGCCGGCCTAGAACCAGCAACAGGGAAAGAAGTGACAGCCAGCCTAGAAATATGAGCAAGAAGAGTTACCGCCCACCAGGAGGCTCAGGTATGGGGAGGAGTTCCGAGCTGGCTGTAACTCCCAGTACAGCCAAGTGTCAAACCCTGACTGGAATTCCCTCCAAGGAGAAGAGTGACAGCCCATCTCCATCGTCATCAAGGATGGTGAAGAGCTACGGTCAGATAATCATCCCCAGTAGGGAAAAGAGTTACAGCCCCACTGAAACGTCCAGCAGGGTCAAGAGTTATAACCAGGCCAGTACCCACAGCAGGCCGCAAAGTCACAGTCAATCTAGAAGCCCCAGAAGGTCAAGAAGTGGCAGTCAGAAGAGGACGCACAGCAGGACGAGAAGTCACAGTTGGAAGAGAAACCACAGCAGGGCAAGAAGTCGTACCCGGAAGGGAATTCTGAGCCAGACGGGAAGACATAGCCAGTCTAGAACCCACAGCAAGGGGAAAAGTCAAAATCAACCTAGAACCCCCAGAAGAGGAAGAAGTCACAACTGGTCTAGAAACCCCAGCGAGGAAAGAAGTCATAGCCATTCTAGAAGCTTCAGCAAAGACAGAGATCGCAGAGGATCTAGCAGCCCCAGGAAGGAGAACGGTCACAGTCAATCTGGAAGCCCCAACAAGCAAAGAGATCGCAGCCGATCTAGAAGTCCCAAGAAGGAGAGAGATCACAGCCGATCTAGAAGTCCCAACAAGGCGAGAGATCATAGCCGATCCAGAAGCCCCAGCAAGGAGAGAGATCACAGCCAACTTGGAAGCCCCAGCAAAGAGAGAGATCGCAGCCGATCTAGAAGCCCCAGCAAGGAGAGAGAGCGCAGACAATCTAGAAGCTCCAGCAAAGAGAGGGATCACAGACGATCTAGAAGCCCCAGCAAGGAGAAATATCACGGCCGACTTGGAAGCCTCAACAAGGAGAGAGATCACAGCCAATCTAGAAGCcccagaaaggagaaagagcacAGACAATCCAGAAGCCCCAGCAAAGAGAGAGATCACAGTCAATGGAGAAGCCCCAGCAAGGAGAGAGAGCGCAGACAATCTAGAAGCTCCAGCAAAGAGAGGGATCACAGACGATCTAGAAGCCCCAGCAAGGAGAAATATCACG agcacAGACAATCCAGAAGCCCCAGCAAAGAGAGAGATCACAGTCAATGGAGAAGCCCCAGCAAGGAGAGAGAGCGCAGACAATCTAGAAGCCCCAGCAAAGAGAGAGATCACAGACGATGGAGAAGCCCCAGCAAGGAGAGAGAGCGCAGACAATCTAGAAGCCCCAGCGAGGAGAGAGTTCACAGCCGATCTAGAAGCCCCAGTAGGCAGAGTGGTTACAGACAACCTAGAGCCTCCAGCATGGAGAAAGCTCACAGCCGATCTAGAACCCCCAGCAAGGAAGGAAATCATAGCCAATCTAGAACCTCCAGCAAGGAGAGAGACCCCAGTCAATCTACAGTCCCCAGAAGTCCCGACTGGAAGAGATCCCCTACCAGGACAAGGAGTCTCAGTCAGAATAGAACCCCTAGCAAGACAAGCAGCCACTGCCCATCAACATTTCCCAGTGGAGGCCAAACCCTAAGCCAGGATGACAGTCAAGCCAACGCCACCACCTCTAAGGCCACCTTACCTGGGGAAAGGTCTTCGTCGTCTTCTTCCAAGCTGGCATAG
- the ZNF576 gene encoding zinc finger protein 576: protein MEDPNSEEIMKQQDSPEERSPQSPGGNICHLGAPKCTRCLITFADSKFQERHMKREHPADFVAQKLQGVLFICFTCARSFPSSKALITHQRSHGPAAKPTPLVATTTAQPTFPCPDCGKTFGQAASLRRHRQMHEARAPPGTFACTECGQDFAQEAGLHQHYIRHARGEL, encoded by the exons ATGGAGGACCCGAACTCTGAAGAGATCATGAAGCAGCAGGATTCACCCGAGGAGAGAAGTCcccagagcccaggaggcaaCATCT GCCACCTGGGGGCCCCGAAGTGCACCCGCTGCCTCATCACCTTCGCAGATTCCAAGTTCCAGGAGCGTCACATGAAGCGGGAGCACCCAGCGGACTTCGTGGCCCAGAAGCTGCAGGGGGTCCTCTTCATCTGCTTCACCTGCGCCcgctccttcccctcctccaaaGCCTTAATCACCCACCAGCGCAGCCACGGTCCAGCCGCCAAGCCCACCCCACTGGTTGCAACCACTACTGCCCAGCCCACCTTCCCTTGTCCTGACTGTGGCAAGACCTTTGGGCAGGCTGCTTCTCTGAGGCGGCACCGCCAGATGCATGAGGCCCGTGCCCCTCCTGGCACCTTCGCCTGTACAGAGTGCGGTCAGGACTTTGCTCAGGAAGCAGGGCTGCATCAACACTACATTCGGCATGCCCGAGGGGAGCTCTGA
- the IRGQ gene encoding immunity-related GTPase family Q protein: MPPPQGDVTALFLGPPGLGKSALIAALCDKDVETLEAPEGRPDSGVPSLRAAGPGLFLGELSCPPATPGPWAAEANVLVLVLPGPEGNGEPLAAALGEAARAALARGTPLLAVRNLRPGDSQTAAQARDQTAALLNSAGLGAADLFVLPANCGSSDGCEELERLRAALQSQAEALRRLLPPAQDGFEVLGAAELEAVREAFETGGLEAALSWVRSGLERLGSARLDLAVAGKADVGLVVDMLLGLDPGDPGAAPASAPTGPTPFPAPERPNVVLWTVPLGPTGTATTAAAASHPTHYDALILVTPGAPTEKDWAQVQALVLPDAPLVCVRTDGEGEDPEYLGEGKMEKPNGESLKNAGGGGLENALSKGRERCSAGSQKAGSGEGPGKAGSEGLQQVVGMKKSGGGDSERAAVLSPEDETWEVLEEAPPPVFPLRPGGLPGLCEWLRQALPPAQAGALLLALPPASPSAARTKAAALRAGAWRPALLASLAAAAAPLPGLGWACDVALLRGQLAEWRRGLGLEPAALARRERALDLAPGELAARAHFPGPVTRAEVEARLGSWAGEGTAGGAALGALSFLWPAGGAAATGGLGYRAAHGVLLQALDEMRADAEAVLAPPESAQ, encoded by the exons ATGCCTCCGCCGCAGGGTGACGTGACCGCCTTGTTTCTGGGGCCTCCTGGCTTGGGGAAGTCCGCGCTGATCGCGGCGCTGTGCGACAAGGATGTGGAGACGCTCGAGGCCCCCGAGGGACGGCCGGACTCCGGGGTTCCCAGCCTAAGAGCTGCGGGCCCAGGCCTTTTTCTGGGCGAGCTGAGCTGCCCACCTGCAACGCCGGGGCCCTGGGCGGCTGAAGCCAACGTGCTGGTACTGGTGCTGCCCGGACCCGAGGGGAACGGGGAACCCTTGGCTGCAGCCCTGGGAGAGGCAGCGCGGGCCGCCCTGGCCCGAGGGACCCCGCTACTGGCTGTGCGGAACCTCCGTCCTGGGGATTCACAGACTGCGGCCCAGGCCCGTGATCAGACAGCAGCTCTGCTGAACAGCGCGGGGTTGGGAGCTGCGGATCTGTTTGTGCTACCGGCGAACTGCGGCAGCAGCGATGGCTGCGAGGAGCTAGAGCGCCTCCGGGCGGCGCTGCAGAGCCAGGCAGAAGCGCTGCGGAG GCTCCTGCCCCCGGCCCAGGATGGCTTCGAGGTGCTGGGTGCAGCAGAGCTGGAGGCTGTGCGTGAGGCCTTTGAGACCGGCGGCCTGGAGGCTGCGCTGTCGTGGGTGCGCTCAGGCCTGGAGCGCCTGGGCAGCGCACGGCTAGACCTGGCCGTGGCCGGCAAGGCTGACGTGGGCCTTGTGGTGGACATGCTGCTTGGATTGGATCCTGGCGACCCAGGTGCTGCGCCTGCTTCGGCGCCCACGGGGCCCACTCCCTTCCCGGCCCCAGAGCGCCCGAATGTGGTGCTCTGGACTGTGCCTCTGGGCCCCACGGGCACTGCCACCACCGCGGCCGCAGCCTCTCACCCAACGCACTACGACGCCCTCATCCTCGTCACCCCTGGGGCCCCCACTGAGAAGGACTGGGCCCAGGTCCAGGCCTTGGTGCTACCAGATGCGCCTCTTGTCTGTGTGCGCACAGACGGCGAGGGCGAGGATCCGGAGTATTTGGGAGAAGGCAAGATGGAGAAACCCAACGGCGAGAGCTTAAAGAACGCAGGCGGAGGGGGATTGGAGAATGCACTCAGTAAGGGAAGGGAGAGATGTAGCGCTGGATCGCAGAAAGCAGGCAGCGGGGAAGGTCCTGGGAAAGCTGGCAGCGAGGGTTTGCAGCAGGTTGTCGGCATGAAGAAATCAGGTGGTGGCGACTCAGAGCGGGCCGCCGTGTTAAGCCCGGAGGACGAGACGTGGGAGGTGTTGGAGGAGGCACCGCCGCCAGTGTTCCCCCTACGGCCTGGTGGACTCCCAGGGCTATGCGAATGGCTGCGGCAAGCGCTCCCCCCAGCCCAGGCAGGGGCGCTGCTGCTGGCACTGCCACCAGCATCTCCCAGCGCTGCCCGAACCAAGGCTGCAGCGTTGCGGGCCGGGGCGTGGAGGCCAGCTCTGCTGGCTAGTCTGGCAGCGGCGGCGGCACCActcccagggctgggctgggcatgcGACGTGGCACTTCTGCGGGGTCAGCTGGCGGAGTGGCGACGGGGCCTGGGACTGGAACCCGCGGCACTGGCTCGACGTGAGCGTGCCCTGGACCTGGCTCCTGGGGAGCTGGCAGCGCGCGCTCATTTCCCAGGCCCGGTGACGCGCGCCGAGGTCGAAGCAAGGCTGGGTTCCTGGGCGGGCGAGGGCACTGCTGGGGGCGCAGCACTGGGTGCTCTCTCCTTCCTGTGGCCTGCGGGTGGCGCAGCGGCGACAGGTGGCCTGGGCTACCGAGCGGCTCACGGCGTACTGCTGCAGGCTCTGGATGAGATGCGGGCTGATGCTGAGGCTGTGCTGGCACCCCCTGAGTCTGCCCAGTGA